Below is a genomic region from Strix aluco isolate bStrAlu1 chromosome 14, bStrAlu1.hap1, whole genome shotgun sequence.
CCGCGACCGGACACACGAACACGCGTGGGGCAAAGCGTTGCCGTGTGATGGACCCGCAAAAATGGTTGGGGGGGGGAATGTCCCCCCAAATACCACCTCTCCCTCGGTCCGTTCACACCCCCCCCGCAGCTCCGCTCTCCCCAGCCTTAAGCCCCTCGCTTGAACGCACCCCCTCGGCCTTAAATAAACATTTAGGGATCAATTTGCCACGGATTTggggcgaaaaaaaaaaaaaaaaaaaaaaaaaaccagaagaaaaaccccaccaaccgAGGGAAAagggctggtgctggggaaggaggggagggggtctTGCGGGTGGTGTTAATGCAAAGCAGGagcagcggggggggggacgggggacatGGGGCGGTCACTCCCCTCGCCCTGGGTGGTCCGGGCTCGCAGAAACACCCCGGCCCCTCTCCGAGCAGCACCCAGCCCGCCTATAACAATACTACCTATATACATTTCCATACTCGGATTACACCCGGCCTGGTTGCAAAGTTGACTTCACTTAAGCAATTAGCTAGTAAAAATACCTTCGGcgcaggaaaaggaagaaagctcGGATTTGTCTATTTTTACACAAAACACTGCCGAGTttcggggagggggagggaaggggagcggGTTTGGGAAGGACCCGGTTGGGaagcgcggcggggccgagggTGGTTGCGGGGAATATGCGGGGCCGGGCCGGCAAAACGGGCTCCAAACGGTGCCGAGATTAGCAGGGCTAGTTGCTCTAGATGATCTTttcttgggtgttttttttcgtttggggttttttgttgttgttgttttggtttgggggttttttcccaccCCCTTCCCTGCATCTTTCCCTCCGTTCATCTGCGGGGGCCAACCCGCATCTTCAACCCAGAAACTTTCCCATCTTCTCCCTTCCAAAAACCCATCCCAGGCCCATTTTGAACCTGAAAATGCTTCTGGGACCTCCGCGGAGGTTTTATAAGCATTGAAGTGTCACCACCAACCCCTCTCCCGGCGTGTTtctctcccctccatccctccaagGCCGACACGGTCCCTCCAGCCCCACACACCATCACCCCCCTCGTACATTGGCCCGGCTTTTCCACCCCAAAATTCTCTTTTCCCCAATTCACGGGGTGGGTTTAAAACCCTCCAAAGTTTCTGCTATTCCCACGGCAAGGCCTGTAAAACCCGGAGCgatatatttccatttttaacgTTTGCTGGCTGTAATAAACACATCGGAAACCAAACCATCACACTCCGAAAAGAGCCTGCGAGAGTGAGAAAGGGCACTTGTGCGGGGTCTGATATTCTTTGAAGGGGAATGGTTTGATTTTTGGAGAGTTTTTTCGCTCGCAGGTATTTTATTTCCTAGTGGAAATGCTGCCGGTGGCGACGGGTTTGAACGTGGCTTTTACACGAGCTCTTTGTGTTGTGTTTCGAGCTCCATCCCCGGGTGTTTTGGGGGCAGGTCGGGGAGATTCAGTTGCAGAGCGATATAAAGTAAAGAAAAACACCCTTTTCgaggcccggggcggggggggggggggagggaggcatTTGATGAGGAGCAAAGCTCAGGGTCAGCGATGCTCTCGCCtcgcaaaaataaaaataaatacagcgaGAAGCAGAGGGCTTATTCTACACCAGCCTTCCCGGGACTGTAAGCACCTGGGGAAGGTGATCGTTTCCCAAAAAAGCGAATTTGGGGGTGGGTTTTCCCCCTCCCTGAGCGGCTGCTCTGCTCCTCGCGTTGCTCCGCGCCCGGCAGAAGGGAacagcggccgccgccgccccgcgcagccGGAGCagccccatctcctcctcctcctcaagcgAAAAACTCCACAAAAAACTGTCcctcccccactgccaccccctccccgggtACCTGTCCCCGGCCTGAGGTTTGCCCAGGGCTGTCCCCCGCCTGTCCCCGTCCCCAAAGCTCCCCCCTTGCCCAGGGAACAGGGGGGCCGGTGCTTTCTGCAAGAGGATTTATTTTGCGGAGAGGGGGCAGAcggtgggaaggggaaggagagaggggaaaaaaaaaaaaaaaaaagcccctgatGTGAAATCCCTCTTGGTTGTGTCACAGATGTGACAGGCGCCCCGGAGGCTGCTCACAACTCCTCGCGAATAACGCGGAGAGAGTTTGGGAACCCGATCGGTATCTATCTTTCTTTTAGAAGGTATTAAATTATCatgaaaaactttaaaagcgaAACTGGAAGACGGGGGACTTGGAGGGGGGTGtccctctctctctgcagagGGAGCAGCGGGACGGACCCACAGCATTGCGGTGCGGcctgcagcggggagggggggggaggttttttccttctttttttttttttttttttttttctttctctcttcctttccctaaTCTTGAAAGGGAGCGGGCTGCGGCAGCCAGCACATCTGTTCCGCTCCCAGCCAGCAGCCCTGAAAGCCCAggctctcccagccctgccagcccccatcCCGCCCCCCCCTACCCCCCTCCACCCCCGGAGCGCAGGTTTCCACGCGCAAGACGGTGACAAAGGTTTCAAGCGACTTACCTCGAGTGAAAGCTCTCCTGACGGGACGATGCTCAAAAGGGTGGGGTGGGCTtttgtttttgggggggggggagaaaagcgGTTCTTTGCCCCCCTGCCTTCCTattctccttccccccacccctcacgCGTGCCCGTGGCATCCGCCGGAGCTGAGCATCAGGCTCCTGGCATTCAACTGCAAACGTTCAGCATAGATTTAtatacaccccccccccaaaaaaaaaccccgaaaatCAACCGTCCCACCCTCAACTCGAAAGAAGCCTCGGAGCAGGCGAGGGGTCCGACACCCGTTCCCATccccgggccggcggcggagGCAGAAAAGGGCATTTCGAGAAACAGCAGGAGTTTTCGCcgatttctttttattaaagcacCCCCGAGCCCGTGTTTACATTGCGCAGTATAAACATCCTGCCCGGGCCCGCCGAGCTTAAAAGAGCGCACGAAGAGGGGGTTTAAAGTGGGTGAAACTCCGCGCTGCGCGGCGGCCGCCGCTGTCCTGCGCCTCCCGCGGAAGCTGCCGCGCCTCGGCCCCTTCCACGGCCCGCGTGGGGCCCTTCCCACCCTCCCGGTGATTTTCAGCAGAGGCGGcgtgggggaagggggaagggggatacacacacacgcacacacgggTGGCGGAGCCCCACGCAGCGCCGCGGTCACGCGTGGCACAACCCCACATATACACacgcccccctcccctcctcctcctcctctccccccccgaCCCGCGGAGGGCAGGGATGCTTCGCGCAGCCCCCGGGTCGGGCAGGGCGGCGTGGAAAGGGCTCTTTAAAAGCTGCCCCACCAGCTGGAGCGGGGAGCGGAGGGGGGCCGGGACAGGGCGGCGGAGGGGGCCGCCCGGGAGGGCGTGGGGGAGCGGGTCGGGGCGGGGATCTCCTCTCCGCTCTTACGTCTGTCAAGGAGCGGCAGACGCGGCTGCAAGGAGATAAAGTAAAAGGCGAACGGCGGGACCGGGGGCAGACTCGACAGCCACCGCCATGGGAAGCAGCTCTCCGCAGCACCGGCAGCGACAACCCAGCTAGAgccggggcccggggcggggggggggacgggacgggacggcggCCCCGGGAGCCCGGCCCGCcgaggggcagcggggcaggcggaggcggcggccgccggctTCTCTCTCGCAGCAGCCGAGCTCAGATCGCTTccacccgcccgcccgcccccccccccccatcccgccTCCCTGCGGGCCCCCCCCGACCCTCCGCCTCTCGCTCGCCTTCTGCAGCCGGGCTCGGATTTAGGGATaaagtgggaggaggaggagggaaaagggggggtgggggggtgtgtgtgtgtagaggGGGGTGTCGTCGCTTCCATTTGTTTATCCCCGGAGGGGTGAAGTCTCCCGGTGGAAAGAAACCCCGCCGGGGGGCCgggaggaggtttgggggtggggggtgagtgGCGGCGAGCCCCCAGCAGCGTGGCCTTTTGGGGGGGCTCGTGGGGGAGGAGGGCCGGGGCTGGCCGCCGCGGACCTGGCCGTAGATGACTGCAGAAGCGCAACAGGCTCTGTCCtctcagccccctcctcctccggTGCAGAGCAGCTACGGCCCCATGTCCTCCGTGGCCGAGAAGCAGCCGCAGAGCTCGGCCATGGACGCCGCCTCCGCGGCCACCGGCGGGGCGACCGGTAGCGCTGCGGGCAGCGGCGGAGCCGCCGGCAGCGCCGGTCCCAAGGCGAAGAAAACCAACGCGGGGATCCGGAGGCCGGAGAAACCGCCTTATTCCTACATCGCCCTCATCGTCATGGCCATCCAGAGCTCGCCCTCCAAACGCCTGACCCTCAGCGAGATCTACCAGTTCTTGCAGAGCCGCTTCCCTTTTTTCCGAGGCTCCTACCAGGGCTGGAAAAACTCGGTGCGCCACAACCTCTCGCTCAACGAGTGCTTCATCAAGCTGCCCAAGGGGCTGGGGCGCCCGGGCAAGGGCCACTACTGGACCATCGACCCGGCCAGCGAGTTCATGTTCGAGGAGGGCTCGTTTCGGCGCCGACCCCGCGGTTTCAGGAGGAAATGCCAAGCGCTGAAGCCCATGTACAGCATGATGAACGGGCTCAGCTTCAACCACCTCCCCGAGAGCTACGGCTTCCAGGGCTCCGCCGGCGGGCTCTCCTGCCCCCCCAACAGCCTCTCCCTCGAAGGGGGTTTGGGGATGATGAACGGGCATTTGTCCAGCAACGTGGAGGGGATGGGCCTGGCGGGACACTCCGTGCCCCACCTGCCCGCCAACGGTGGGCACTCCTACATGGGCGGCTGTACCGGCTCCTCGGCGGGGGACTACCCGCACCACGAGAGCTCCGTGCCTGCCTCCCCGCTGCTCGCCGGCGGCGGCGTGATGGAGCCCCACTCGGTTTACTCCAGCTCGGCCTCGGCGTGGGCTCCCACCGCCTCGGCGGCCTTGAACACCGGCGCGTCCTACATCAAGCAGCAGCCCCTCTCGCCCTGCAACCCCACGGCCAACCCGCTCTCCTCCAGCCTTTCCACGCACTCCCTCGACCAGTCCTACCTGCACCAGAACAGCCACAATACCGCCGAGCTGCAAGGTAAGGCGCGGACACGCGTGGGAGAGACCCCGCGGGGGGTCGGACGGGGGAGACCAGCCGGGCGGGAGCGCTCCGAGCCGGCCACGCGTGGATCCCGGCCGCGCCGAGCCGCCCCACTTCGTGGGGTTGTAATGCACCCCCCGGGGGGGAAGCCGccgtgggtgtgtgtgtgtccccccaccccgcccaGCTCCTCGCCTCCCTTCCCAGGGGCAACGGGACAGCCGTCGGGGCTCGCCGCGGGGCtgggccccgccgggccggggctccgctcccccggGGCTACCCCGGGCCTGGGGCCGGTGGGCTCGGGCAGGCGGGGAGCTGCGGGAAGGAGATGGACCCGGGGGGTCTTCCACCTCCATCGGGACCTGGAGGGCTCcggagggagaaaaagaggaggaaggggggggggggaaatttcCCCACCGGGGTGTCCGCCATCCGCCCCCTCTCGTCCCCGTCCCCCGCCATCAGCTCCTCTCCGGGGCTATGTTTTCCAGGCCCATCGCCTCCCTCCGCTCTTCCGCCCATGCGGAAGTCGGTGGCCCGGGCCCCCCGcgccccacagccccggccccgggatgGAGTTGCCGCGGGTGGGTTTCCCCCGGCTCCTAGAGCTGGGGGGGCCACACGACACACGGTGTTTTGGCCAGGAGGAGGCCTCGGGAGGGACGAGGCCGGCGCTGGGCTTCGCCCTGCGGCCCAAACTCACCTCGGGGGGGCTCTCGGGGCACGGGGAGAGCCCTGGGAGCCGTGGCCGGGTGAAGGGGAGAGTTTTGGGGGTCCCTGCACATCACCCCGGGCCTTTGGGGGAGCGGGAAATGCCTGGCAGAAACGGGAGTGAAACGAAGCGTTAGCGGGTCAAAACCACGAACAGGAGCGGGGATAAAGGCGTCAACCGGGCCGCTACGGAGAGGCCGAGCCCCGGTATAGagcaccgggccgggccggggccagCGCCCGATTGTGGGCACCCTCCTGCGCCTGGGTGGGTCCCGGCTCCGGCTCAGCGCACCCAGATCCGCTGGAAAACGGAGGAAAAATCCGCCCCGAAGAGCCACGGGGCCCACCCGCGGCCTTAACCGAAATGCTGCGGATTAACACGCAAATTAACGGCGCcggagcggcggggagcggcgtCCCCGGGCGGGCATTTCTCCCCAGCTCACCCCAATTTTATGGGGCGTTTGGAGGTCCCGGGGTGGCGGCAGAAACGGCGggcacagccccgctccccgcggcctTTCGCCCTCGGCCTCTCCGCCACCGGCCCCGGTGGACGAATGTGCGTCCCCGCTCCGCACCCCGCGGACATTCCGCGCGGGCGGAGGCGATGGGAAAAGCAGCCGGCAGCTTCAAGAgggccaaa
It encodes:
- the FOXF1 gene encoding forkhead box protein F1, which codes for MTAEAQQALSSQPPPPPVQSSYGPMSSVAEKQPQSSAMDAASAATGGATGSAAGSGGAAGSAGPKAKKTNAGIRRPEKPPYSYIALIVMAIQSSPSKRLTLSEIYQFLQSRFPFFRGSYQGWKNSVRHNLSLNECFIKLPKGLGRPGKGHYWTIDPASEFMFEEGSFRRRPRGFRRKCQALKPMYSMMNGLSFNHLPESYGFQGSAGGLSCPPNSLSLEGGLGMMNGHLSSNVEGMGLAGHSVPHLPANGGHSYMGGCTGSSAGDYPHHESSVPASPLLAGGGVMEPHSVYSSSASAWAPTASAALNTGASYIKQQPLSPCNPTANPLSSSLSTHSLDQSYLHQNSHNTAELQGIPRYHSQSPSMCDRKEFVFSFNAMASSSMHSAGSGSYYHQQVTYQDIKPCVM